ggccaaatgggaggctataatgtggtttaaatacgcctcaacccctaaaattagggtttgtcacctggtcgcgtacgctgggcgtaccataagGTACGTTGCGCATACGCTCAGCCTCCCCGCGCTTCATTTaatcagtacgcccagcgtacaagggggttacgccccgcgtatggCTTATGGGTTGCTTACACTTCGGCCCAAAAAGTGGTCCACTCACAATAACAATTCAATTATAGCCCAATAAATAAACTGaagaattaaataaattttataccTCGGAAACGATTGTTACATTGGTATTGAACTTAGAGAACACTTGAAAACCAAAAATTGAAGTTGGGGCATGGAGTTCGGGTTACTTCAACGTAGATGCTAAAATCAAACAACACCATCAGAATGAGGTTGTATCGTTCAAATGAGTTTTCTTCGTCTTCCTTGTCATGAAGCGTCCTCATGGGAGATTGAGGTTGTATTGTTGCTATTTTGGAGCACTCTGTCGGTGGGAAGTAATCAGTTGTGCCAATTATCCAGCTAAACTGGATGTTGAGTGGTGCGATATAAGTGGTTGAAGGGGAAAGAGATGGTGGCTGAAAGTAATTAGGGTTTATCAGAGGAATTGAGGAGGTTTGTTTAGAGAGAATAAGGAATAAAGGGTAGAATCGGAGAAGAAGAATTGAGAGATATGAGGTGGTGGAAATAAACAAGCTGATTGGATACCGGGGCGGTGGAAGGAACAACGCTGAGGGATGACCACAGTACATTAATCCATGTAAAGTAACTTCATGAACAGTACCCTGGTCAGATACTGTTCCTAAGCATTGTtcagttttaatatatatatatatatatatatatatatatatatatatatatatatatatatatatatatatatatatatatatatatatatttatttatatatataatccaataaaaaagaaattaataatccaataaaataatatttgttaataaataaatattaaatattaaaaataatatttattaatatataataatacaataaaaaattAATCTAATGAAAAAATTAATGTATAATAATtgattaaattaaaaattaaaaattaaaaaattaaaaactaaaacaaaaaaaaacaaaaaaagagacCTAAATGATCCTACTAATGTAAAATTctcaattttaaaaaattaaatgtcAAGTTATTAGAGTTAATGTTTTGGGACAAAAAAACTCACAAAATTAGAGCATTATGCACGACCAAatatttttatatcaaaatcacataattttaacaaaatatagatCATATTTGTAATTTTGTCGTATATTAATCACTTAGTTGCACGTCTAACACCACCATAAACTTACACCTTGATACATAACGGTAACGGTAAGTAACGACGGCCGTGGAAGTATATCGACACCAGCAGTATGTGGAAGAAAACAAAAAAAGACAGCAAAAATTAATGTTCAGAACTCTAACGTTAGTAGTAAAATTAACCGACAGAAAGAGCTAATTTAACGTGCAAATATACACCGTCCAAACTCCAACGACTTTAAAACACGAACTTAGAACTAAATTCTAACATCTTTCTATAATAAAGTAATAAACACATAATTATAGTACAAAACAACAGCAAAACCTTGGCATTTTCCAAAACAAAATACATGAATTCTAAACTGTTTGTTTCTAGTTTTGTCATCCTTCATATATGTATGCCTACAACGTCTCTCCCATTCATATTCAAGAAAACATGAAATACCATCAACTCATTTTCTTGAAATTTTTCGTTTCATTTCTTGTGGTCTTTTCAGTAGCAACTGAAGGTCATACGCCATCACCAAAAGATGTttaatttgtatttttatttttgttgttcTTGGCATTTGAACTAATGACTGATTGTTGGGTTTTGTATTTTGATCTTGTAGATGGGCTGACTTATGATTATTCAGGCTACATCGAGGTATGTTTTAAACCGAATGTTTTGGGATTCGTTTTAAAGTGCTTTAATCATCTCTTTTTCATCTTGGTTAGTGCAAAAACGAGCCTGAAGATCCACTTTACAATGGCGGAATAATTGTTAATCAAAATCAGTCAGTTTCTTCAACATTCCTGTTACCAAATCTCTCCGGCAACACAATCTACTCATTCTCCAGTTGAGTTGCCTATTAATAGTGCATAAAGATATGGGCTAAATGCATGAAACAATATACTTCTACTTTTTTCTATAACTTACtttcaaattttcttttattaacaCATTATCGTTGAAAAGTCTACTTATTAATTATAACATTGTAATTTTAATTGTTTTCTTGCTAACACCTTATACTTTGAAAAGTCTTACCAACATTTGTATATAAGTAAATCTAAAAAACTTAATAGTTTTCACTCGTTTTTATCCAATAGGTTGGGTGAAGCTAAATGGCTCTAATGCAACAGCGATCAAGGCTAGCCTATCATTAGACAACGACACTAACATTTGTATAGGAAATGTCATTGCCAAAAGCGATTGTTGGTCATTTATAAAAGGCGGATTTGTACTCGATTCAGCCTCAAGCTATGCCATGGTGTATTTTTTGGTAAACCTATATCGCAATAGTGTACCTTAATTTGTGTACAATTGTATAGTTAacataaatgttaaaaaaaaaaaatcataaataaagaAATTTCTATCCATTTACAGATTTTATGGTTCCGCTATATGTACGTATTTTAATGTTTCTTGTAGGATTCACATGGGAACAAACACAACGTGACACTTGCAAGCGCTTCTTTGCAACCTTTCACGCCTCAACAATGGCAAAACAATCAAGCAAACTCGATTGACAAAGTATAAAAACAATGCTACAAAACTCCAAATGTTTATTCAAATTTATTTCGGACATATAATAATCTAAAATTATACACATTCTATTTTAGGAAAGAAAGCGTGCAGTGACTATTCATGTATCCGACGTAAATGGCGAAAGTATCCAAGGAGCTCAAGTCATAGTCGAGCAAATTTCTAGAGATTTCCCTTTCGGTTCAGCCATATCCAAGACAATCATAGGAAACATACCCTATCAGGTAAAAAAAAAGGTTGCATGCAAGAAATAGTATAgaaacaatattattatttttctatTATTGCATTGTATTTTGGAAAATCTAATAAGTTACATCAATGTTTTCCAAACATTTTTTTCACTAATCGTTGGGTAAAAGTTTTTAGTACAATTTCTTGATAAAAAatgtttaaataattttaaattacaaTGTGTTAACAAGAAAAAAGACATAAAATACGATGATGTAATAGTAAAACTCAAATTTTTTGTTTTGCGATGTCAACAATCGTTCGTAGAAATGGTTCCTAGAAAGATTCAATGCAGCAGTCTTTGAGAACGAGCTAAAATGGTGTGAAACTGAACCCGAACAAGGAATCATCAACTACACCATACCTGATCAAATGTTAGACTTCATCAGAGCTAACGAGATAACAGTTAGAGGGCATAACATATTTTGGGAAGACCCGATCTACATCCCCTCATGGGTCCAAAACCTAACCGGCGACGCCTTAAATTCAGCCATCAAATCACGGATACAAAGCTTAATGAGCCACTACAAGAATCAGTTCATCCATTGGGATGTTTCTAATGAGATGTTACATTTTGATTTCTATGAGCAACGATTAGGGCAGAAtgtgtcattggaaatgtttaaGTTAGCTCATGAAACGGACCCTTTGGCTTTGTTGTTTATGAATGATTTCAATGTGGTGGAGACGTGTGGTGATTTGAACTCGAGCGCCGCCGCGTATGCCGCTAGGATGAGGGAGGTGGAGGAAGGCGGTGTTATGATGGATGGCGTTGGGTTGGAAGGTCATTTTGTAACCCCGAATCTGCCGTTGATTAGAGGTGTTTTGGATCAGCTTGCTAGTTTGGGACTTCCGATTTGGCTTACAGAAGTTGATATCAGCAACACCCTTGATCAAGAAACTCAGGTGATTATTCTTTTCATAAAAAGCTATTTTCATTGTTGCTAAcaaattattattctttatagaTTGAGCTATCATAATAGTAAGATAAAAGAATAATTATTAAGttacaaaatcaacaaaattgtgAAAGtaggttgtttttttttttgtagtaatTTACCTTTTTCATATGGGGTAACaaaaaattttgatattttttcaaACGGTAAAACGTCATGGTTATGTATTACCTAATACCTACCAACTATATTATcacaatattttaatataattatcattatctcatatttttatatatttaaaatagttttttttatcaaGTACCAGTTAACTTCCAAACGTAATTGTTACTATTAATTAGCTTATACTATCATATATTTATATTCGTTATAtcaattttgttttaattaattaaatatataggggaAGTATTTGGAGATAGTGTTGAGAGAAGTGTACTCTCACCCATCAGTGAGTGGGATAATGCTATGGACAGCAATGGATCCAAATGGTTGCTACCAAATGTGTCTAACAGATTCCAATTTTCATAATCTTCCTGCTGGTGATGTTGTGGATAAATTGTTGTTGAAAGAGTGGTCAACAGGtgtggtcaatggtcaaagtgaTTTTGATGGGACTTTTAGCTTTGATGGGTTTTTGGGTGAGTATATGGTCAATGTTGACTTCCAAAATAGGACTTCTAACTCAACATTTTACATATCCAAAGGTGATGACACCACCCATTTTAGTATTCATTTGtagtttaatttattattatttttttaaaccgTTACAATGTATTATACATTTGTGATTTGTATATAATCCAAATTTTCCTATTTTTCGGATCATAAATTTGTTGTTGAATATGTTTATATAGACCAATGGGGCATAAAAGTTTGTGATTGGAGCTTCAAAACCCAAGTTTTTAACTAAAGTTATAACCAGAATCAAAAAGGTTATGACAACTAAAGTTCATccaagtttttaaaatttatgtATTTTCCACATCAATCTTTAAGATGTTTCCTTATAAATCGTCCCACCAGATTTTAAAGTGACACTTTTGTGTTAAACATGAACTATTTTGTTGCAAAAAACATGAAAGTCCaacaaatttattttatttaaatcctTAATAAGGGTACCAAGAAATTTATTATAACATCAACATCCTAATGAAATATAAAAGAAGTATATCATATTCTAAGGCCATCTGCCCATCTCTCAATCTTATACTATAAATTACATAACTAGTAAAGTATCCCGTGCGTTGCACGGGTCAGATTTTTTTTGCATTTCTTTACCTATAGTAACAATGTTGTTACATTTCTATAAACATAAATGCAACATCCTTACAATACTTTTCTCGTAATAACAATATACTTACATTTCTTTACATAAAAATAGAAGCTATGCTATAAAGCTATGACAATGGTTGTAAATTGATGCTATAGGCATCGATGGATTTATACTAATGATCTGAAACAACAAACAAAAGTCACCGATAAAGTTCATTCACCATTTTTTTGATTTAGCCACTCAATGAACTTAGGATCTATAACTGTGATTTCTCCAGTGCCATCTTTCCTGAAACGCCACATAAATCAATGCCTCAAGCGATTTTGTACGCTTTAGATCGCATTGAATATTCTTATCTTTTGGTTGAAAAAGCATAATTTAACTAATGGATTGGTCAGATACAATGAGAATGACCTTCATACCcaataaaatataatgttgtacttccaaaaaaaatttatcaaaatgtAATACTTTCTAATCTTCGCCCAACCATAACAATGAAAAATGACTTATAGATAGATGATGTTGCTATTATTTGATAGATTTTTCTAAATATGGAAGTACAACGCTATCTTTGGGTGGTTTTTAGAAAATGGAATTGCAATGATATAATTacctattttttttaaaaaaaatgagagTGAAATTTTGCACTAagagattttcaaaaaaaataaaaaataaattgtgATACAGTTAGTAGATTTTAAAAAAACAATGTAAGTGCAATGATATATTTGGGGTTTTCTTCAAAAAGATGAAAGTGCAATTGCCTCTATTTTTCACCTAATGCTCTGGCATTTTTGTTGTAGTCAGTTGCTCACCCACCATTTTTGTTGCACCAAACCAATGTTAGAAGCCGATTTGTGAGCATATCAGCATAAAGATCAAACTGGATCATATATGAAAAGTTGAAAACTtaacaacaaaaatgaaataAGAATGTGAGAACGTAAGAGAATGGATTACCTAACTGCCAACCATGCGTCATTTCCTAAGATCAGGGGTTGCCATATCTTTGATCCATCTAATGTTTTCCTCGTCCAAAGGCTCCACCGCAGCAAGTTATTACCCACTTAATTACGATTCAAGCcaatacatgaaaaaaaaagcTAAAACTCTGACATCTATAAATCGTATACCAAATAATTCttattaaatgaaatgaaaaggaGATGAAATCATATCTGGTTGTCTAAAATTAAAAGCAGAATAGTTTAATTGCAATCATGTATAATACAATTccctatttttatttataaattaaaataatcGACCAAATATCTTTTTTGACTAAAAATACAATAACATCAGAAGGTAAATAAGCAGATATTTTGGTTCAAGCAGATATTTTGTCAAACAATTATTATGCATTTTCCTTTGCCACGTTATCTTTTTTTATGAGGCCAACAACTCCATCCTCCACGACTCTCGAAACATAGTTGCTATGTGTTCTTAAATCACAAACATATTCCAATTTGtcataattatgatttttttattaaacAATACAATTAATACTTGTTTTATGTAACCACCAGATTTTATGTGCTCTTTGATTTCTTATCGGCTAAAGCCAAATTCATAGCTAAAAATGCAAAAGCAAATTCATCTAGTGATGTTATTATCATAAGTTTCAATTGTAAGCAAATTGAGATTATATGCTAAGAGACTATGCTAAATAAAGGTGCATACTTTAAGCTTCAAGGATGAGAAAGAAAACAATTGGCCTCATCAATTTTCTGTTTTCAATTCCATGTTTCTTTGTTACTctaaaaaaaggaaaataaaactCTAAAATAGATAAAAATCAAATTACCTGTTGTTAGAGATACAAACGTGAGCAATCATACATCTTTGTTTGGTTCCAAAGCATAAACCGACCTGTAAGTTAAAAGTCTCCAACTATAAACAAAGTTATAAATACATCAGTAGGAGAACAAATAATCCAACTAA
The genomic region above belongs to Lactuca sativa cultivar Salinas chromosome 4, Lsat_Salinas_v11, whole genome shotgun sequence and contains:
- the LOC111877888 gene encoding endo-1,4-beta-xylanase 4; translated protein: MKYHQLIFLKFFVSFLVVFSVATEDGLTYDYSGYIECKNEPEDPLYNGGIIVNQNQSVSSTFLLPNLSGNTIYSFSSWVKLNGSNATAIKASLSLDNDTNICIGNVIAKSDCWSFIKGGFVLDSASSYAMVYFLDSHGNKHNVTLASASLQPFTPQQWQNNQANSIDKERKRAVTIHVSDVNGESIQGAQVIVEQISRDFPFGSAISKTIIGNIPYQKWFLERFNAAVFENELKWCETEPEQGIINYTIPDQMLDFIRANEITVRGHNIFWEDPIYIPSWVQNLTGDALNSAIKSRIQSLMSHYKNQFIHWDVSNEMLHFDFYEQRLGQNVSLEMFKLAHETDPLALLFMNDFNVVETCGDLNSSAAAYAARMREVEEGGVMMDGVGLEGHFVTPNLPLIRGVLDQLASLGLPIWLTEVDISNTLDQETQGKYLEIVLREVYSHPSVSGIMLWTAMDPNGCYQMCLTDSNFHNLPAGDVVDKLLLKEWSTGVVNGQSDFDGTFSFDGFLGEYMVNVDFQNRTSNSTFYISKGDDTTHFSIHL